The following proteins come from a genomic window of Rutidosis leptorrhynchoides isolate AG116_Rl617_1_P2 chromosome 10, CSIRO_AGI_Rlap_v1, whole genome shotgun sequence:
- the LOC139871986 gene encoding probable serine/threonine-protein kinase PBL18, with amino-acid sequence MGCLTVLKGKKKKSNPSIHVKRVNPQDPTPTTLPEPLTQARALQSAPPSFRTRVKPVQPSHKAISGRLRTLSAPSTLDASDQDALSSAEYEEQHEESKTRIGGGLPPVPQPLPLPAPTTANLKTMGSFKVGSGSGPLLPLNSSGPLPLPPAATHLPPAGSLKNFSFEDIAAACLNFSPERCVSEGLSSVMYRASFGEDNSIAKNLQATITSLRASSQGLKEFTSEVNTLASLQHPYLCKLIGFHAREGSDKRMLVYERLFHGSLDRLLYGRTDGPPIDWNARMKVSLCAAQGLTFLHEEGPFQAMFHEFSTANIQINKDFSAKLSGYGCISHIPETDIPNSSPASANLSVETLERGLLTPKSNVWSFGIVLLELLTGRKNLDGRHPKEERNLIKWSRPYLADDSRLSLIMDPQLKGRFPTKAARTIADIAQRCLQNDPSERPTMRTIVEHLKIIQEMKFSCRFPLQEPTGNRKYMAKSLSLNGIIYPAPRSSYSPPPPRLPVLPPSLPPRNCASTLSMDGIVDRQESRRSSSSARRSGVEGF; translated from the exons ATGGGGTGCTTAACGGTACTAAAAGGCAAGAAGAAAAAGTCAAACCCAAGCATTCATGTAAAACGAGTCAACCCACAGGACCCAACACCAACCACATTACCCGAGCCACTAACTCAAGCGCGGGCCCTACAGTCAGCACCACCAAGCTTTCGAACCAGGGTCAAACCGGTTCAACCGAGTCACAAAGCAATATCAGGGCGTCTCCGTACTCTATCAGCACCTTCAACGTTAGATGCATCCGATCAAGATGCACTATCTTCAGCCGAATACGAAGAACAACACGAAGAATCCAAAACTCGCATTGGTGGCGGCCTGCCACCAGTCCCACAGCCGCTGCCGCTTCCTGCACCAACTACAGCCAACTTGAAAACCATGGGAAGCTTTAAAGTTGGTAGCGGTAGTGGACCGCTGTTGCCACTTAATTCTTCTGGCCCTCTGCCATTGCCGCCAGCTGCAACACATCTGCCGCCAGCGGGAAGTCTTAAAAACTTTTCGTTTGAAGATATTGCCGCCGCGTGTCTTAACTTTTCGCCAGAGAGATGCGTTTCCGAAGGTCTTTCGTCTGTTATGTACAGAGCTTCTTTTGGAGAAGATAATTCTATTGCTAAGAATCTTCAGGCCACCATTACTAGTCTTCGTGCTTCATCCCAG GGTTTGAAGGAATTTACAAGTGAAGTGAACACATTAGCATCATTGCAGCATCCGTATCTTTGTAAGTTGATTGGATTTCATGCTCGTGAAGGATCCGATAAGAGAATGTTGGTTTATGAAAGATTGTTCCATGGAAGTTTAGACCGGCTTTTGTATGGGAGAACTGATGGCCCGCCTATTGATTGGAATGCTCGAATGAAAGTTTCACTTTGTGCGGCTCAAGGGCTTACGTTTTTGCATGAAGAAGGCCCGTTTCAG GCAATGTTTCATGAATTCTCTACTGCAAATATACAAATCAACAAAGATTTTAGTGCAAAGCTTTCGGGATATGGTTGTATTAGCCACATACCTGAAACCGACATCCCAAATAGTTCACCT GCGAGTGCAAATCTTTCAGTAGAGACACTCGAGAGAGGGCTTTTAACCCCAAAGAGCAACGTATGGAGTTTCGGTATCGTGCTTCTTGAATTGCTTACGGGTAGGAAGAATCTTGACGGTCGTCATCCAAAAGAAGAGAGAAACTTAATCAAATGGAGTCGACCTTATTTGGCTGACGATAGTAGGTTGTCGCTAATTATGGACCCACAACTAAAAGGTCGGTTTCCAACAAAGGCCGCAAGAACAATCGCGGACATAGCTCAAAGATGTCTTCAAAACGACCCATCAGAAAGACCGACAATGAGAACCATCGTTGAACATCTAAAAATCATACAAGAAATGAAATTTTCGTGTCGGTTTCCTCTTCAAGAACCTACAGGTAACCGAAAGTACATGGCCAAATCGTTAAGCTTGAACGGGATCATTTACCCTGCACCAAGGTCGAGTTACTCACCGCCACCACCACGGCTACCAGTGTTGCCGCCATCTCTGCCGCCACGAAACTGTGCGTCCACCCTCTCGATGGACGGAATCGTGGACCGTCAAGAAAGCCGAAGGTCGTCATCTTCAGCTCGACGGTCTGGTGTAGAAGGTTTttga
- the LOC139873646 gene encoding B3 domain-containing transcription repressor VAL2-like encodes MESRICMNELCKGDLIAGGDESYKKGWNLRSGDFAKLCFNCGTAYEQVAFCELFHLEDTGWRECTLCGKRLHCGCIASSAFIELLESGGVKCVTCVDNSIRDHSISEDKADECGISIENSVGEIRSSYIRMLKSPCDNNDDTSTSQMKHEEFVPSKGEIQANPTSISTFNGTCEYRESTQGKCIYGALVETDLTMGLVPSSSLEKPSFLPCTAGPWSRHILPKMPKPILPQAFDPNANVNQIRVARPPVEGRIKNQLLPRYWPRITEQELQQISGDSNATVVPLFEKVLSASDAGRIGRLVLPKACAEAYFPPISQPEGIPLRIQDVNGKEWLFQFRFWPNNNSRMYVLEGVTPCIQSMQLKAGDTVTFSRMEPEGKLLMGSRKAVVTTALQGSRIPAMHTGVNTMGNISNMCDHSNVLQSLKRNTDSHLNSLSKNINLTIGDASWHANENLHSNQTKKRSRNIGLKSKRLLIESEEALDLKYTWEELQDMLMPPDTMQPSTVTIEDHEFEEYEEPPVFGKGSIFTVQLSGEQEQWVQCDNCSKWRRLPADFILPPKWTCQENIWDQSRAACVAPDELNPRELDHLLGMAKEFHNWKNSVGIGPDQDQGAMGPNQTDPSVAATTKHPRHRPGCSCIVCSQPPSGKGKHKPNCTCNVCMTVKRRFKTLMLRKQQRQSEREAEIAEKNQLRLGPKNEMEFKESRLDLNIHPIRVQDNNAVGTPHVSMMSLLQAANQPLETYMKQNGLTSLVSEPQASSGSQVLPQASSGCTPVVHEDELQGPDHNSNS; translated from the exons ATGGAGTCTAGAATTTGTATGAATGAGTTATGCAAAGGTGATTTGATAGCTGGTGGTGATGAATCTTATAAAAAAGGTTGGAACTTGCGATCTGGAGATTTCGCAAAACTTTGTTTTAATTGCGG TACTGCTTATGAACAAGTAGCATTTTGTGAATTGTTCCACCTTGAAGACACTGGTTGGAGGGAGTGTACTTTATGTGGCAAG AGACTACATTGTGGATGCATTGCTTCTAGTGCTTTTATTGAACTTCTTGAGAGTGGTGGTGTAAAATGTGTTACTTGTGTAGATAATTCAATCCGTGATCAT AGTATAAGTGAGGATAAGGCTGACGAATGTGGCATTTCTATTGAAAATAGTGTTGGAGAAATTCGATCCTCGTATATAAGAATGTTGAAATCGCCgtgtgataataatgatgatacatcTACATCTCAAATGAAACATGAAGAATTTGTGCCTTCGAAAGGAGAAATTCAAGCCAACCCGACATCGATTTCAACTTTCAATGGAACTTGTGAATATAGAGAAAGTACACAGGGTAAATGTATATATGGAGCACTTGTTGAAACCGACTTAACGATGGGTTTGGTGCCTTCCTCATCTTTAGAAAAGCCCAGTTTTCTTCCATGTACGGCTGGGCCTTGGTCTCGCCATATTCTACCCAAAATGCCCAAGCCCATTCTCCCCCAAGCATTTGACCCGAATGCTAATGTGAATCAGATACGGGTTGCTCGCCCGCCCGTTGAGGGACGTATTAAAAATCAGTTGCTTCCTCGTTATTGGCCCAGAATTACTGAACAAGAGTTGCAGCAGATATCTGGAGA CTCAAATGCCACAGTTGTTCCACTTTTTGAGAAGGTTCTGAGCGCCAGCGATGCGGGTCGAATAGGTCGTTTGGTTCTCCCAAAAGCATGTGCCGAA GCATATTTTCCGCCAATATCTCAACCCGAGGGGATCCCATTAAGAATTCAAGATGTGAATGGCAAAGAATGGCTGTTTCAGTTCAGATTTTGGCCAAATAACAACAGCCGAATGTATGTTCTAGAAGGTGTCACTCCATGCATACAATCTATGCAGTTAAAAGCCGGAGATACTG TGACATTCAGTCGTATGGAACCGGAAGGAAAGCTTCTTATGGGCTCCCGCAAAGCCGTAGTTACTACTGCTCTACAG GGTTCTCGTATACCTGCAATGCATACTGGTGTAAATACTATGGGAAATATTTCAAATATGTGTGATCACTCTAACGTTCTTCAGTCATTAAAGAGGAACACAGATTCGCATCTAAACTCATTATCGAAAAATATCAACTTGACTATTGGAGATGCCAGCTGGCATGCAAATGAGAATCTTCATTCCAACCAGACAAAAAAAAGAAGTCGAAATATTGGTTTGAAAAGTAAAAGGTTGCTTATTGAAAGTGAAGAGGCGTTGGACCTGAAATATACATGGGAAGAATTACAAGATATGTTGATGCCACCTGATACAATGCAGCCAAGTACAGTCACCATTGAGGATCATGAATTCGAAGAATATGAA GAACCTCCTGTTTTTGGGAAGGGGAGTATATTCACTGTCCAATTATCTGG GGAGCAAGAACAGTGGGTTCAATGTGATAATTGTTCAAAATGGCGGAGGCTACCTGCTGATTTTATTCTCCCGCCCAAATGGACATGTCAAGAAAATATATGGGATCAGAGCAG GGCTGCTTGTGTTGCACCAGATGAACTAAACCCTAGAGAACTTGATCACCTTCTTGGGATGGCTAAAG AGTTTCACAATTGGAAGAATTCAGTGGGAATTGGGCCAGACCAAGACCAGGGTGCTATGGGACCCAATCAAACCGACCCATCCGTTGCAGCCACCACTAAACACCCAAGACACCGGCCAGGGTGCTCCTGCATAGTCTGCAGCCAACCACCTAGCGGCAAAGGCAAGCACAAGCCCAATTGCACCTGCAACGTTTGCATGACTGTCAAACGCCGATTCAAAACATTAATGTTACGCAAACAACAACGCCAATCAGAACGTGAAGCAGAAATTGCAGAAAAAAATCAGCTCAGATTGGGTCCCAAAAACGAGATGGAATTTAAAGAATCAAGATTAGACTTGAACATCCATCCTATTCGTGTACAAGACAATAATGCAGTAGGTACACCCCATGTAAGCATGATGAGTCTTCTCCAAGCTGCAAATCAGCCTTTGGAGACATATATGAAACAAAATGGTCTGACGAGTCTGGTATCTGAGCCACAAGCTAGCTCTGGTTCACAAGTGTTGCCACAAGCTAGCTCGGGTTGTACACCCGTGGTTCATGAGGATGAGCTCCAAGGACCAGACCATAATAGCAACAGTTAG